From Dehalococcoidia bacterium, a single genomic window includes:
- a CDS encoding LamG-like jellyroll fold domain-containing protein, with the protein ASGSYIYVKEPVFAIGDLLWYKDYDLDDTLTISSVQMTVTAGPTVVTNNGVDHQRYTVTADSGSLADLSAGGTVVRVGNTTDTDRQGALYMDASSTFAPFMDIIDGVDSWAAFGAAAKTKVRLGNLEGITSDAEYGLWAGEGVGVGDSYLLISNVNMELHDIPMFFYDSGNNQRVGIVPDAGSTDKLLWAGESESNPGLVVYGDGDVWLSTLAISEQMGDMLFSQADGLALWGPGCAITPTSWTSTRGQVATISGAFHQVQGPWANSKALVVEPSATNRVQNTSAEIDVSGWSFFRGGAGGSLDRSTTRAWHGGSSFSLFSGNSWCVAQETTGTVLANGESVTVSAYFYRGSSFAASLKIRDTTNNVDRASVRAKKVGRWERVIVRWENTTGDDVTVIAKIDNTAADSTSVLFFDGVQREHTAYYTSFIDSTLGTGYSLSGTAHLRATTIIDLSAFAPLVSGKSTLTIATWLQTQYDADDANWPCGTNGAYIFDYWADASNQVALWFDPTTDDRLRLWINNAARVNVTGQTFKSGDLLHLVVTLDFDNDIYTLYLNGATVGSSTALLSAPTATTFKLGIRNDNNASYMGGWRFGEYAVFGRVLTAEEVAALYARGKPLADAGAFKRPGIYIMDGEIDLRTSQTGARVQIDADGIGGYSATTTKTFSLETDGDLFLGSDIGAAGTTALAVFANAQTYGTASESMGAGDVLLGDNSAGKINLLWDVSEGDVILRRGTSARITLDGSADSILIGQVAASQNNILISSGAISIRNNNVERIGVTAAGILTIKDSGGNAVITLDASAGAEIAKTLAMKGASAAISIGETPPASATSGTGIWIDRTGFYSLSSDDYQVKIDATDGKLYAGNGNIILGNTGIEYIMGETVYEHIIYRRSLDGAVGGKIYSSGGGVNSYTIQFGTISTEGSVNLQAIGASNIVGFDLESSTDKIIVGASNVQLGTRSATKIYLGGSTYYLYLSGSDLYWWNGSTGTKLN; encoded by the coding sequence CAGCGTCTGGTAGCTATATCTATGTCAAAGAGCCAGTTTTTGCCATTGGTGACTTGCTCTGGTACAAGGACTACGACCTTGATGATACGCTGACGATCTCATCTGTGCAGATGACGGTGACTGCTGGCCCAACAGTAGTTACTAACAACGGCGTAGATCACCAACGCTATACGGTGACAGCTGACTCTGGCTCTTTGGCTGACCTGTCTGCTGGTGGCACTGTGGTTCGAGTAGGTAACACTACTGATACAGACCGTCAGGGCGCGCTGTACATGGATGCTAGTTCGACGTTCGCGCCGTTTATGGACATCATTGATGGTGTAGATTCGTGGGCTGCGTTCGGCGCAGCGGCAAAGACTAAGGTGCGCTTGGGTAATCTTGAAGGCATTACGTCTGACGCCGAATATGGTTTGTGGGCCGGAGAAGGCGTTGGCGTGGGTGATAGTTACTTACTAATCAGTAACGTGAATATGGAATTGCACGACATTCCCATGTTCTTCTACGATAGTGGCAACAATCAACGTGTTGGTATAGTACCCGATGCGGGGAGTACGGATAAGTTGCTGTGGGCTGGTGAAAGCGAGAGCAATCCTGGCCTTGTGGTCTACGGCGATGGAGACGTATGGCTGAGCACCCTGGCTATCTCCGAGCAGATGGGGGATATGCTGTTCTCACAAGCGGACGGGCTGGCGCTGTGGGGCCCGGGCTGCGCGATCACGCCGACAAGCTGGACGAGTACCAGAGGACAAGTAGCGACAATCTCCGGTGCGTTCCACCAGGTGCAGGGGCCGTGGGCGAACAGTAAGGCGCTGGTGGTGGAACCGTCGGCGACGAATAGAGTGCAAAACACATCGGCGGAGATAGATGTGTCAGGGTGGTCGTTTTTTCGGGGCGGCGCTGGTGGTAGTTTGGACAGGAGTACAACCAGGGCCTGGCACGGAGGTAGCAGCTTTAGTTTGTTTAGTGGAAACAGTTGGTGCGTGGCTCAAGAGACGACTGGCACAGTTCTGGCTAATGGAGAGTCGGTTACAGTATCAGCATATTTTTATCGTGGCAGTTCGTTTGCTGCCAGTTTGAAAATTAGAGATACGACTAATAATGTTGATCGGGCCAGCGTTCGCGCGAAAAAGGTCGGTAGATGGGAGCGAGTAATTGTTCGATGGGAAAACACCACAGGCGATGACGTTACTGTGATCGCCAAAATCGACAATACAGCTGCAGATAGTACAAGCGTACTGTTTTTCGATGGAGTTCAGAGAGAACACACCGCATATTATACGAGCTTTATTGATAGCACTCTGGGAACTGGTTACAGCCTGAGCGGCACAGCTCATTTGCGAGCTACAACAATCATCGACTTGAGCGCGTTTGCCCCTCTGGTATCGGGGAAATCTACATTGACTATTGCTACGTGGTTACAAACGCAGTACGACGCCGACGATGCAAACTGGCCGTGTGGCACTAATGGAGCCTACATTTTTGATTATTGGGCTGATGCCAGCAATCAGGTTGCGCTATGGTTCGACCCCACAACAGATGACCGTCTACGGCTGTGGATAAATAACGCAGCACGTGTGAATGTTACCGGACAAACTTTTAAGTCCGGAGACCTGTTGCATTTAGTTGTAACGTTGGATTTTGATAATGACATCTATACGTTGTATCTAAATGGAGCAACTGTTGGGTCGAGCACCGCGTTATTAAGTGCGCCCACCGCGACAACCTTCAAACTGGGAATACGCAATGACAACAACGCATCTTATATGGGCGGCTGGCGCTTTGGTGAATACGCCGTCTTCGGTCGCGTCCTCACCGCCGAGGAAGTTGCGGCGCTGTACGCTCGTGGGAAGCCGCTGGCGGATGCGGGGGCGTTCAAGCGTCCCGGCATCTACATTATGGACGGCGAGATCGACCTGCGCACGTCACAAACCGGAGCGCGAGTGCAGATTGACGCGGACGGCATCGGTGGTTACAGCGCCACGACGACCAAGACGTTCTCGCTGGAAACAGACGGAGATTTGTTCCTGGGCAGCGACATCGGCGCGGCGGGGACGACAGCACTGGCGGTGTTTGCTAACGCGCAGACGTATGGAACGGCATCCGAGTCAATGGGTGCAGGCGATGTGCTGTTAGGCGACAACAGCGCAGGGAAGATCAACCTATTGTGGGATGTCTCTGAGGGCGATGTGATATTGCGGCGGGGGACATCAGCGCGGATCACACTAGATGGTAGCGCCGATAGCATCTTGATTGGGCAGGTAGCCGCAAGCCAGAACAACATCTTGATTTCCAGCGGGGCTATCTCTATTCGCAATAACAATGTCGAGCGTATCGGCGTTACGGCTGCTGGGATACTAACCATTAAAGATTCGGGTGGCAACGCGGTTATTACTCTTGATGCTTCAGCTGGTGCGGAGATTGCTAAAACACTGGCAATGAAGGGGGCTTCCGCCGCGATCTCGATTGGCGAAACACCACCGGCGTCTGCTACTTCTGGCACTGGCATCTGGATAGATCGTACCGGATTTTACTCGTTATCCAGTGACGACTACCAGGTCAAGATAGATGCGACCGATGGTAAATTATATGCCGGTAATGGAAATATTATACTGGGCAATACCGGTATAGAGTACATTATGGGCGAAACCGTCTATGAGCACATAATATACAGACGTTCGCTGGACGGTGCTGTTGGTGGGAAAATATATTCTAGCGGCGGCGGTGTGAATTCTTACACGATACAGTTTGGTACAATTAGTACTGAGGGAAGTGTAAATCTTCAGGCGATAGGTGCATCAAACATTGTTGGTTTTGATCTAGAATCTTCCACAGACAAAATAATAGTAGGTGCTTCAAATGTACAACTGGGCACTAGAAGTGCAACAAAGATTTATCTTGGCGGCTCAACTTACTACTTATACTTAAGTGGTAGTGATTTATACTGGTGGAATGGATCAACTGGAACAAAGCTTAACTGA